A stretch of the Arvicola amphibius chromosome 8, mArvAmp1.2, whole genome shotgun sequence genome encodes the following:
- the Kirrel2 gene encoding kin of IRRE-like protein 2, with protein sequence MLGPAILVLLCSFRGLAGPLPHFLQQPEDTVVLLGAEARLPCVLGAYRGLVQWTKDGLALGGERDLPGWSRYWISGNAASGQHDLHIKPVELEDEASYECQASQAGLRSRPAQLRVMVPPEAPQVLGGPSVSLVAGVPGNLTCRSRGDAQPAPELLWFRDGIRLDGATFHQTTLRDKTTGAVENTLFLTPSSHDDGATLICRARSQVLPTGKDTAVTLILQYPPVVTLSAEPQTVQEGEKATFLCQATAQPPVTGYRWAKGGSPVLGARGPRLEVVADATFLTEPVSCEVSNAVGSANRSTALEVLYGPILPAKPKPLSVDVGKDASFSCAWRGNPLPRITWTRLGSSQVLSSGPTLRLPSVALEDAGDYVCRAEPRRSGLGGGTAQARLTVNAPPVVKALNPAPAFLRGPARLQCVVFASPAPDSVVWSWDEGFLEAGSLGRFLVETFSAPEEEGGHGPGLISVLHISGTQESDFTRGFNCSARNRLGEGRTQIHLGRRDLLPTVRIVAGAVSAATALFMVITGVILCCWRHGSFSKQKNLVRIPGSSDGSSSRGPEEEAGGSEERGPIVHPNHGDLILDEKEALEAADPTNGYYKVRGVSVSLSLGEAPGGGLFLPPPSPIGFPGTPTYYDFKPHLDLVPPCRMYRARAGYLTTPHPRAFTSYMKPTSFGPPDLSSGTPPFPYATLSPPSHQRLQTHV encoded by the exons aTGCTGGGTCCCGCCATCCTCGTCCTCCTCTGCAGCTTCAGAGGACTTGCAG GCCCATTGCCCCATTTTCTGCAACAGCCAGAAGACACGGTGGTGCTGCTGGGGGCGGAAGCCCGGCTGCCCTGCGTTCTGGGAGCGTACCGGGGGCTGGTGCAGTGGACTAAGGATGGGCTGGCTCTAGGGGGCGAAAGAGACCTTCCAG GGTGGTCCCGTTACTGGATATCAGGGAATGCAGCCAGTGGCCAGCATGACCTCCACATCAAACCTGTGGAACTGGAAGACGAAGCATCATATGAGTGTCAGGCTTCACAAGCGGGCCTCCGATCACGACCTGCCCAACTGCGTGTGATGG TCCCCCCAGAAGCCCCCCAGGTACTAGGCGGCCCCTCTGTGTCTCTGGTTGCTGGAGTTCCTGGGAATCTGACCTGTCGGAGTCGAGGGGATGCCCAACCTGCCCCTGAACTGCTGTGGTTCCGAGATGGGATCCGGCTGGATGGAGCCACCTTCCACCAG ACCACGCTGAGGGACAAGACCACTGGGGCAGTGGAAAACACCTTATTCCTGACCCCTTCCAGTCACGATGATGGAGCCACCTTGATCTGCAGAGCCCGGAGCCAGGTCCTGCCCACAGGGAAGGACACAGCTGTTACATTAATCCTGCAGT ATCCCCCCGTGGTGACTCTGTCTGCTGAGCCCCAGACTgtgcaggagggagagaaggcGACTTTCCTGTGTCAAGCCACTGCCCAGCCTCCTGTCACCGGCTACAG GTGGGCGAAAGGGGGATCCCCGGTGCTCGGGGCACGTGGGCCAAGGTTGGAGGTCGTAGCAGACGCTACGTTCCTGACTGAGCCGGTGTCCTGCGAGGTCAGCAACGCGGTGGGAAGCGCCAATCGAAGCACCGCACTGGAAGTGCTGT aTGGACCTATTCTGCCGGCAAAACCGAAGCCCCTGTCCGTGGACGTGGGGAAAGATGCCTCCTTTAGCTGCGCCTGGCGAGGGAACCCACTTCCACGGATTACCTGGACGCGCCTCGGTAGCTCTCAG GTGCTGAGCTCGGGCCCCACGTTACGGCTTCCATCCGTGGCGTTGGAGGATGCGGGTGACTATGTGTGTAGGGCTGAGCCCCGGCGCTCGGGTTTAGGAGGCGGCACGGCGCAGGCGAGGTTGACGGTGAACG CTCCTCCTGTAGTGAAGGCCCTGAATCCTGCGCCTGCCTTCCTGAGGGGCCCTGCTCGCCTCCAGTGTGTGGTGTTTGCTTCCCCGGCCCCGGACTCCGTG gtttgGTCTTGGGACgagggcttcctggaggcaggttcACTAGGCAGGTTCCTGGTGGAGACCTTCTCAGCCCCTGAAGAGGAGGGAGGACACGGCCCAGGCCTTATTTCTGTGCTACACATTTCCGGGACCCAGGAATCCGACTTTACCAGGGGCTTTAACTGCAGTGCCAGGAACCGGCTGGGTGAGGGACGAACCCAGATCCACCTGGGTCGTAGAG ACTTGCTGCCTACTGTACGGATTGTGGCTGGAGCAGTCTCTGCAGCCACCGCTCTCTTTATGGTCATCACTGGAGTGATTCTCTGCTGCTGGCGCCATG GCTCTTTCTCCAAGCAAAAGAACTTGGTCCGGATCCCAGGAAGCAGTGATGGCTCCAGTTCACGCGGCcctgaggaggaggcaggtggcAGTGAGGAACGG GGTCCCATTGTGCACCCCAACCACGGTGACTTGATCCTTGATGAGAAGGAGGCTCTGGAGGCAGCG GATCCAACCAACGGTTACTACAAGGTTCGAGGAGTCAGTGTGAGCCTTAGCCTTGGGGAAGCCCCCGGAGGAGGCCTCTTCTTGCCACCCCCCTCTCCAATTGGATTTCCAGGAACTCCTACTTACTATGACTTCAAGCCACACCTGGACTTAGTACCCCCCTGCAGAATGTACAGAGCGCGGGCCGGTTATCTCACCACACCCCATCCCCGTGCTTTCACAAGCTATATGAAACCCACATCCTTTGGACCCCCAGATTTGAGCTCTGGGACTCCCCCCTTCCCCTACGCTACCT